A part of Desulfomicrobium baculatum DSM 4028 genomic DNA contains:
- a CDS encoding glycyl-radical enzyme activating protein: MPTNSSPSGVIFAIKRYALHDGPDLRVTVFLKGCPLSCLWCHNPEGIAAPPGMLTVPDKCVGCGECVEACPQGALSPGPDGMLRNQDACTACGVCAEVCPALAHEAVGRKWTVLEVMAEIEKETPFFAGNQGGVTFSGGEPLAQPDFLEALLVACKDLDLHRAVDTSGFASAATISRIARHTDLFLFDLKHMDPIAHRRLTGVDNALILSNLRLLARSGAQVALRLPLIPGMNDDEENIRRTGLLASSLPGIRSIDVLPYHASARGKYAKLGQPYPGESIKQNDPGNVDRAVDILQQCGLEVRIGG; the protein is encoded by the coding sequence ATGCCGACCAACTCTTCCCCTTCCGGCGTCATCTTCGCCATCAAGCGCTACGCCCTGCACGATGGGCCGGACCTGCGCGTGACCGTGTTCCTGAAGGGCTGCCCCCTGTCCTGCCTGTGGTGTCACAACCCCGAAGGCATTGCGGCGCCCCCCGGCATGCTCACCGTGCCGGACAAATGCGTCGGCTGCGGAGAATGCGTGGAAGCCTGCCCCCAAGGGGCTTTGAGCCCCGGCCCGGATGGCATGCTCAGAAACCAGGACGCCTGCACCGCTTGCGGCGTCTGCGCCGAAGTATGCCCGGCCTTGGCGCATGAAGCCGTAGGCAGAAAATGGACCGTACTCGAAGTCATGGCCGAGATCGAAAAAGAAACGCCCTTTTTCGCCGGAAATCAGGGAGGGGTGACGTTTTCCGGCGGAGAACCCCTGGCCCAGCCCGATTTTCTTGAAGCGCTGCTTGTGGCCTGCAAAGACTTGGACCTGCACCGCGCCGTGGACACCAGCGGTTTTGCCAGCGCCGCGACCATCTCGCGCATTGCGCGGCACACGGACCTTTTTCTCTTCGACCTGAAACACATGGACCCCATCGCGCATCGCCGCCTGACCGGGGTGGACAACGCCCTGATCCTGTCCAACCTGCGTCTGCTGGCGCGGTCCGGAGCACAGGTCGCGCTCAGGCTTCCGCTCATTCCGGGCATGAACGACGACGAAGAGAACATCCGCCGCACCGGCCTTTTGGCCTCTTCCCTGCCGGGCATCCGCAGTATCGACGTGCTCCCCTACCATGCCTCGGCCCGTGGGAAATACGCCAAGCTCGGCCAGCCCTATCCCGGAGAATCCATAAAACAGAACGATCCGGGCAACGTGGACCGGGCCGTGGACATTTTGCAGCAATGCGGGCTTGAAGTCCGCATCGGAGGATAG
- a CDS encoding RNA recognition motif domain-containing protein, with product MSKNIYVGNLPWSATEQDVETLFATYGQVANVKLISDRETGRARGFGFVEMESGAEEAIAALDGADYGGRSLKVNEARPRPERERRPRW from the coding sequence ATGTCGAAGAACATTTATGTCGGAAACCTGCCCTGGAGTGCCACCGAGCAGGACGTGGAAACGCTGTTCGCAACATACGGCCAGGTTGCAAACGTAAAACTCATTTCCGACCGTGAGACAGGCAGAGCCCGCGGATTTGGTTTTGTGGAAATGGAGAGCGGCGCTGAAGAAGCCATCGCCGCCCTGGACGGCGCCGATTACGGCGGACGTTCCCTGAAGGTCAACGAAGCCCGTCCCCGTCCCGAGCGTGAACGCCGGCCCAGATGGTAG